From the genome of Geminocystis herdmanii PCC 6308, one region includes:
- a CDS encoding nucleotidyltransferase domain-containing protein, giving the protein MIKFGLKESSIEQIKQIFSRYPSINKVILYGSRAKGNYRQGSDIDLTLIGENISHDQLWEIATEIDDLLLPYMVDLSIFNDIDNPHLIDHINRIGVTFYGQNREKIGNE; this is encoded by the coding sequence ATGATAAAATTTGGATTAAAAGAGAGTTCGATCGAGCAAATTAAGCAAATTTTTTCTAGGTATCCAAGTATAAATAAAGTGATACTTTATGGCTCTCGTGCCAAAGGAAACTATCGACAAGGATCAGATATAGATTTAACCTTAATAGGAGAAAATATTAGTCATGATCAACTATGGGAAATAGCCACAGAAATTGATGATTTATTATTACCTTATATGGTGGATTTATCCATTTTTAATGATATTGATAACCCCCATTTGATTGACCATATTAACAGAATCGGGGTTACTTTTTATGGACAAAATCGAGAAAAAATTGGCAATGAATAG
- a CDS encoding Coenzyme F420 hydrogenase/dehydrogenase, beta subunit C-terminal domain — protein sequence MTAITSHQKAKALKPGSRRPAKDLCSECGLCDTYYIHYVKEACAFINQQIAELEADAHGRSRDLNNEYDVYFGVHQEMMSAKKKQPIEGAQWTGIVSSIACEMLTQGLVEGVVCVQSDENDRFQPKPIIATTTEEILGARVNKPTLSPNLSILEQVERSGMKRLLVIGVGCQIQALRAVEKQLGLEKLYVLGTPCVDNVTRAGLQKFLDTTSKSPDTVVAYEFMQDFRVHFKHEDGSIEKVPFFGLKTNKLKDVFAPSCMTCFDYVNSLADLVVGYMGAPFGWQWIVVRNDTGKEMLNLVEDQLNTQPVMSKGDRHQAVQNSIPAYDKGVTLPMWAAQLMGVVIEKIGPQGLEYARFSIDSHFTRNYLYVKRNYPEKLENHVPNYAKKIVSQYKLPE from the coding sequence ATGACTGCAATTACTTCTCATCAAAAAGCCAAAGCCTTAAAACCGGGTAGTCGTCGCCCTGCGAAAGATTTATGTAGCGAGTGCGGATTGTGTGACACTTATTATATCCACTATGTGAAGGAAGCCTGTGCTTTTATTAATCAACAAATTGCCGAGTTAGAAGCCGATGCCCATGGGCGTAGTCGAGATTTAAACAATGAGTATGACGTTTATTTCGGTGTCCATCAAGAGATGATGTCAGCTAAGAAAAAACAACCCATCGAGGGAGCTCAATGGACTGGTATTGTTAGTTCGATCGCCTGTGAAATGTTAACTCAGGGGCTAGTAGAAGGGGTTGTATGCGTTCAAAGTGACGAAAACGATCGATTTCAACCTAAACCTATTATCGCCACCACTACAGAGGAAATTTTGGGGGCAAGAGTCAACAAACCTACTTTATCTCCTAATTTATCTATCTTAGAGCAAGTGGAACGATCGGGCATGAAACGGCTATTAGTGATTGGAGTGGGTTGTCAAATTCAGGCTTTACGAGCGGTAGAAAAACAACTAGGATTAGAAAAACTCTATGTTTTAGGCACTCCCTGCGTGGATAACGTCACCCGCGCTGGATTACAAAAATTCTTAGACACTACGAGCAAGTCTCCTGATACGGTTGTCGCTTACGAATTTATGCAGGATTTTCGAGTGCATTTCAAACACGAAGACGGTAGTATCGAAAAAGTGCCTTTCTTTGGCTTAAAAACGAATAAATTGAAAGACGTTTTTGCCCCCTCCTGCATGACTTGCTTTGATTATGTTAACTCCTTGGCGGATTTAGTGGTAGGTTATATGGGAGCGCCCTTTGGTTGGCAGTGGATTGTAGTCCGCAACGATACGGGCAAAGAGATGTTAAACTTAGTGGAAGATCAACTTAACACTCAACCTGTAATGTCTAAAGGCGATCGTCATCAAGCCGTACAAAACAGTATCCCTGCCTACGATAAAGGGGTAACACTACCCATGTGGGCAGCACAATTAATGGGGGTTGTCATTGAAAAAATAGGCCCTCAAGGGTTAGAATATGCTAGGTTTTCCATCGATTCTCATTTTACTCGTAACTATCTTTATGTGAAGCGTAACTATCCAGAAAAGTTAGAAAATCATGTGCCGAATTACGCAAAAAAAATTGTCTCCCAATATAAGTTACCAGAATAA
- the nadC gene encoding carboxylating nicotinate-nucleotide diphosphorylase, giving the protein MITPIPSPLILDKLLHDWLLEDIGRGDRTTDCIFPVDSPQGKAYWIAKEEGVIAGLPIAKRVFQLLENDIKWHDLASDGETLTINSKIMDIEGKMKTLLTGERLALNLVMRLSGIATMAKKYVEAIQDYPTKLVDTRKTTPGLRILEKYASQVGGAMNHRMGLDDGIMIKDNHIQASGSIGKAIQLIRKTMPYPLSIEVETSNLEEVTEAINHQADIIMLDNMSVAEMTKAVILIRQENPLIKIEASGNVTLTNIRHIAETGVDYISTSATITRSSWLDISMRFN; this is encoded by the coding sequence ATGATAACGCCTATTCCTTCTCCCTTGATTTTAGATAAATTATTACATGATTGGTTATTAGAAGATATTGGTAGGGGCGATCGAACTACTGATTGTATTTTTCCAGTGGACTCGCCCCAAGGTAAAGCCTATTGGATAGCCAAAGAAGAAGGTGTCATCGCAGGATTACCCATAGCGAAAAGAGTTTTTCAATTATTAGAAAATGATATTAAATGGCATGATTTAGCATCAGATGGAGAAACACTGACCATAAATAGTAAAATCATGGACATAGAAGGGAAAATGAAAACCTTACTTACAGGAGAAAGACTTGCCCTTAATTTAGTCATGAGGTTAAGTGGTATTGCGACAATGGCAAAAAAATATGTGGAAGCAATACAAGACTATCCCACAAAATTAGTCGATACTCGTAAAACGACTCCGGGTTTGAGAATTCTCGAAAAATATGCCTCCCAAGTAGGCGGTGCGATGAATCATCGTATGGGTTTAGATGACGGCATCATGATTAAGGATAACCACATCCAAGCCTCTGGAAGCATCGGTAAGGCAATTCAACTCATCCGTAAAACCATGCCTTATCCTCTCTCTATTGAGGTAGAAACCAGCAATTTAGAGGAGGTAACTGAAGCCATCAACCATCAAGCCGATATTATCATGCTAGATAATATGTCAGTGGCAGAAATGACAAAAGCTGTCATCTTGATTCGACAAGAAAACCCTCTTATCAAAATTGAAGCCAGTGGTAATGTCACCCTTACTAATATTCGCCATATTGCGGAGACTGGAGTTGATTATATCTCAACCAGTGCAACTATCACTCGATCGAGCTGGTTAGATATTAGCATGAGATTTAATTAA